The DNA segment ACGACCTCGCTGCTGCCCAAGGACGGCAGCTATCTGCTGCCGCTCAAGGTGGCGGCCCGAAAGGCGATCGGGCCGGTGGATGTGGGCGACACGCTGGACGTGTCGCTCGATATCGGTACTAGCCGCTGATCAGGCGGCGCAGCTTGGCGACGGCGGTATCGCTCGATTCGCGATAGGCGATGGTGCCCTGGAAGTTGCCGTCGCGGTCGACCAGGAACACGGACGCCGTGTGGTCCATGGTGTAGTCGTCGCCCTCGAGCGGCACCTTCTCGTAGTAGACGGCCCAGGACCTGGCCATCCGGTCGATCTCTTCGGGCGATCCGGTGACACCGGTGACACGGCCCGTCCAGGACACGTAGTCGCCGATGATCTCGGGCGTGTCGCGCTCGGGGTCGACAGTGACGAAATAGGCCTGGAGGTCCCTGGCCTCGTCGCCCAGCGTTTCGTACCACGCCGTCATCTCGGCC comes from the Devosia lucknowensis genome and includes:
- a CDS encoding SCO family protein encodes the protein MPALAHLRTVLWTLVAVAALGATGLYAYTTFIAPRPAAGLGQADYDLVTAAGEPFTRASLSGHPSMLFFGFTHCPDVCPTSLAEMTAWYETLGDEARDLQAYFVTVDPERDTPEIIGDYVSWTGRVTGVTGSPEEIDRMARSWAVYYEKVPLEGDDYTMDHTASVFLVDRDGNFQGTIAYRESSDTAVAKLRRLISG